The Montipora foliosa isolate CH-2021 chromosome 1, ASM3666993v2, whole genome shotgun sequence genome has a window encoding:
- the LOC137980797 gene encoding neuropeptide Y receptor type 2-like, with translation MNLADGSTSNLTSHGIPDGGLEIAYYKETLWFEIFRLTCQVFLAFVGVAGNIIVCFVISSQVHMRTITNYFIRNLAVADIGVLLLAFPLAVINEQAPDHWPLGKFTCLYVLPLCDVFVGVSVWSITLIAFDRYRAIVRGALPKRGSTVFKSARRMIACVWLLSFLVISLPLYLVMEFTDHKPAYDEVDCFPKWPNNEEGYKMKQSYTIGLTIFWYVLPLGIIAATFCSISQKLRASSKFNKLIRKECSDGGEQKIRKRVRERQNIKAKKLLIPVVVVFAVTMLPLNVFRLAVLYWEEIYEHKYIWVYYNTCVLCVVVNSSANFFIYSLVSEEFHQSFKRFFLRNMGAPSSQGGTERTVRSPLSPMDLKTLSSLPSKKRSGGDDQNVNDNQDKL, from the coding sequence ATGAATCTAGCAGATGGGAGCACTTCTAATTTGACCAGCCATGGCATTCCAGACGGAGGGCTTGAAATTGCCTACTACAAAGAAACCCTATGGTTCGAAATCTTTCGCTTGACCTGTCAAGTCTTCCTGGCTTTTGTTGGCGTAGCAGGCAACATCATTGTGTGCTTCGTGATCAGCTCTCAAGTTCACATGCGCACAATTACCAACTACTTCATAAGAAACCTGGCTGTGGCAGACATCGGAGTTCTTCTTCTAGCTTTCCCGTTAGCAGTAATCAACGAGCAAGCCCCGGATCACTGGCCTCTAGGGAAGTTTACCTGTCTGTATGTATTGCCCCTGTGCGATGTCTTTGTCGGCGTTTCCGTGTGGTCAATCACCTTGATAGCTTTCGATCGCTATAGAGCCATAGTGCGGGGAGCCCTTCCGAAGCGTGGGTCCACTGTGTTTAAGTCTGCGCGCCGGATGATAGCCTGTGTTTGgttgttgtcttttttggtcATATCTTTGCCGTTGTATCTTGTTATGGAGTTCACTGATCACAAACCCGCTTACGACGAGGTCGATTGTTTCCCAAAGTGGCCAAACAACGAGGAAGGGTACAAAATGAAACAGTCTTACACGATCGGCTTAACCATATTCTGGTACGTTCTTCCGCTTGGTATCATTGCGGCTACGTTCTGTAGCATTTCACAGAAGCTCCGCGCCAGTAGCAAGTTCAACAAGTTAATCAGAAAAGAATGTAGCGACGGTGGCGAGCAAAAGATTCGAAAAAGGGTTCGCGAGCGACAAAACATCAAAGCCAAAAAGCTCTTAATTCCAGTTGTTGTAGTTTTTGCTGTGACGATGTTGCCACTCAATGTTTTCCGCCTCGCAGTCTTGTATTGGGAAGAAATCTACGAGCACAAATATATCTGGGTATATTACAACACCTGCGTGTTATGTGTCGTTGTCAATTCATCGGCAAACTTTTTCATTTATTCTTTGGTAAGTGAGGAGTTTCACCAAAGtttcaaacgctttttcttacGAAATATGGGTGCGCCAAGTTCTCAAGGTGGTACTGAAAGAACCGTCCGTAGTCCACTAAGTCCAATGGATTTAAAAACTTTGAGTTCCCTTCCTTCTAAAAAAAGAAGTGGAGGAGACGATCAGAATGTAAATGATAATCAAGACAAATTGTGA